One Setaria italica strain Yugu1 chromosome II, Setaria_italica_v2.0, whole genome shotgun sequence DNA segment encodes these proteins:
- the LOC101760618 gene encoding uncharacterized protein LOC101760618: MASEKSNSKPWEYTLRKYLLLMATVAAALTYAAAFSPPGGVWQDTGDGHLAGDPIIRDTHYRRYLVFFYCNATAFASSLVVIVLILLLSVLHENFKENIWRRTTLLPLRVVMVLDLLSLMGAYAAGTCRDAVTTVYSSLLVAAVFAYLMVQTALASASAPEKRAAADPAATNADAGDRDLVGERPRKVLMLLATFAISVTYVSGLSTPGGFWDGSQPGRRAGDAILEDYNRARLVAFFLGNTTAFVASLVIILLLLDKKLRFTASVRSVELYGCIVVALVGLVVAYAAGSCRDAETTAYVVVLVTLVLGSMVFLLGLTLPVALAARVLAAIRNGCQRLVGIYAAASKCLPCLRHQARERHADNGREEQLNESMEKARSLVLLLGTLATSVTYQAGLDPPGGVWQDDGDGHMAGDPILLTTNPRRYKAFYYFNSTAFMASLAAIVLVQKRSALKHGTLEAAMILDLFALIGAYATGSCRDVGTSIYVMAMAAGVVVYVAIHVVVFFTLGRHKERSGGGDDDDMVEKRRKRLLVFAILAATITYQAGLTPPSGFWPEDDGVLGHRAGEPVLLSNYPRRYRAFFYSNSLSFMSAIAHILLLVHPRLYRPAIRSYALSVCTAAGLLGLMAAYAAGSTQHLKTSIYIFVLAFLVVVFLAVLLFVGKKMMTGDVGDEPATESGGAGGGGEETGTTDAAIEAGGDGDKKCKDEKHAKSKYLMLLGILMASVTYAAGLEPPGGVWQSDGEGHTAGDSVLRTNRRLRYLFFFHCNSTSFVASILVVVLLLPQRLKQSGWWLTVTNMTVVVNLFGLLGAHAAGSSRGWETSGYAVALVVAALAFAVVHALMACFTRRGGTTSNPQPDTKEQGSVGHQPLGASV, translated from the exons ATGGCGTCCGAGAAATCCAATAGCAAGCCGTGGGAGTACACCCTGCGCAAGTACCTGCTGCTGATggccacggtggcggcggcgctgacgTACGCCGCGGCGTTCAGCCCTCCGGGGGGAGTGTGGCAGGACACCGGCGacggccacctcgccggcgacccCATCATCCGGGACACCCACTACCGCCGGTACCTGGTGTTCTTCTACTGCAACGCCACCGCGTTCGCCTCGTCGCTCGTGgtcatcgtcctcatcctcctcctctccgtgcTGCACGAGAACTTCAAGGAGAACATCTGGCGGCGCACCACCCTCCTGCCCCTGCGGGTGGTCATGGTGCTCGACCTGCTCAGCCTCATGGGCGCCTACGCCGCCGGCACCTGCCGGGACGCGGTCACCACCGTGTACAGCTCGCTGCTCGTGGCCGCCGTCTTCGCCTACCTCATGGTCCAGACGGCactggcgtcggcgtcggcgccggagaagcgcgccgccgccgaccccgccgccaccaacgccgacgccggcgaccgTGACCTGGTCGGCGAGCGGCCGCGCAAGGTCCTGATGCTGCTCGCGACGTTCGCGATCAGCGTCACGTACGTGTCCGGGCTGAGCACGCCCGGCGGCTTCTGGGACGGCAGCcagcccggccgccgcgccggcgacgccatCCTGGAGGATTACAACCGCGCCCGCCTGGTGGCGTTCTTCCTCGGCAACACCACGGCGTTCGTGGCGTCGCTGGTCATCATCCTGCTGCTCCTGGACAAGAAGCTGCGCTTCACCGCCAGCGTGCGCTCCGTCGAGCTCTACGGGTGCATCGTCGTCGCGCTGGTCGGGCTCGTCGTGGCGTACGCCGCCGGGAGCTGCAGGGACGCCGAGACCACGGCCTACGTCGTCGTCCTGGTCACTCTTGTCCTGGGATCCATGGTGTTCCTGCTAGGGCTTACTTTACCG GTGGCTCTCGCTGCACGTGTCCTGGCAGCCATACGCAACGGCTGTCAACGGCTAGTAGGCATCTACGCAGCAGCATCGAAGTGTTTGCCCTGTCTCAGGCATCAAGCTAGAGAAAGGCATGCTGACAATGGCAG GGAGGAACAACTTAACGAATCGATGGAGAAGGCTCGCTCCCTCGTTCTACTGCTCGGCACCCTCGCAACGAGCGTCACTTACCAGGCGGGGCTGGACCCACCAGGCGGCGTCTGGCAGGACGACGGAGACGGCCACATGGCCGGCGACCCGATCCTCCTGACGACGAACCCCAGGCGGTACAAGGCATTCTACTACTTCAACTCCACCGCCTTCATGGCTTCCTTGgccgccatcgtcctggtccagAAGAGGTCCGCGCTCAAGCACGGCACGCTGGAGGCCGCCATGATCCTCGACCTCTTTGCCCTCATCGGCGCGTACGCCACCGGGAGCTGCCGGGACGTGGGAACATCCATCTACGTCATGGCAATGGCCGCTGGCGTCGTTGTCTACGTGGCGATCCATGTCGTCGTCTTCTTCACGCTCGGCCGCCACAAGGAGAGgagtggtggcggcgacgatgaCGACATGGTCGAGAAGAGGCGCAAGCGACTGCTCGTCTTCGCCATCTTGGCGGCGACCATCACCTACCAGGCAGGGCTAACCCCGCCGAGCGGCTTCTGGCCTGAGGACGACGGCGTGCTCGGCCACCGCGCCGGCGAGCCGGTGCTCCTCTCCAATTACCCGCGCCGCTACAGGGCCTTCTTCTACAGCAACTCGCTGAGCTTCATGTCAGCCATCGCTCACATCCTGCTCCTCGTGCACCCGAGGCTGTACAGGCCGGCGATCCGGAGCTACGCGCTGTCCGTGTGCACGGCGGCGGGTCTGCTGGGTCTCATGGCCGCCTACGCCGCCGGAAGCACGCAGCATCTGAAGACGTCCATATACATATTCGTGCTGGCGTTCCTGGTTGTCGTGTTTCTAGCGGTGCTGCTCTTCGTagggaagaagatgatgaccgGCGACGTCGGAGATGAGCCCGCCACTGAATcaggcggtgccggcggcggaggagaggagacggGAACAACCGACGCAGCCATCGAAGCAGGAGGAGATGGCGACAAAAAATGTAAGGACGAAAAGCACGCTAAGAGCAAGTACCTGATGCTGCTCGGCATCCTCATGGCGAGCGTGACCTACGCGGCCGGCCTGGAGCCGCCGGGCGGCGTGTGGCAGAGCGACGGCGAGGGCCACACCGCCGGGGACTCGGTGCTCCGCACCAACCGGAGGCTCCGgtacctcttcttcttccactgcaactccacctccttcGTGGCGtccatcctcgtcgtcgtcctcctgctGCCGCAGCGGCTCAAGCAGAGCGGCTGGTGGCTGACGGTGACCAACATGACGGTCGTGGTGAACCTATTCGGCCTCCTGGGCGCGCACGCCGCCGGCTCCAGCAGGGGGTGGGAGACGTCCGGGTACGCCGtcgcgctcgtcgtcgccgcgctGGCCTTCGCCGTGGTGCATGCGCTGATGGCGTGCTTCACCAGGAGAGGAGGGACGACAAGCAATCCGCAGCCTGACACGAAGGAACAGGGAAGCGTTGGGCATCAGCCACTTGGAGCTTCAGTGTGA